A section of the Cinclus cinclus chromosome 27, bCinCin1.1, whole genome shotgun sequence genome encodes:
- the KLHL12 gene encoding kelch-like protein 12, which translates to MTQSERAAWGEGRAGGGEVCGPGPLPAVVPRAMAPPKDIMTNSHAKSILNAMNALRKSNTLCDVTLRVEHKDFPAHRIVLAACSDYFCAMFTSELSEKDKPCVDIQGLTASTMEILLDFVYTETVHVTVENVQELLPAACLLQLKGVKQACCEFLESQLDPSNCLGIRDFAETHNCVDLMQAAEVFSQKHFPEVVQHEEFILLNQEEVEKLIKCDEIQVDSEEPVFEAVINWVKHSKKEREASLPELLQYVRMPLLTPRYITDVIDTEPFIRCSLQCRDLVDEAKKFHLRPELRSQMQGPRTRARLGANEVLLVIGGFGSQQSPIDVVEKYDPKTQEWSFLPSITRKRRYVATVSLHDRIYVIGGYDGRSRLSSVECLDYTSDEDGIWYSVAPMNVRRGLAGATTLGDMIYVSGGFDGSRRHTSMERYDPNIDQWSMLGDMQTAREGAGLVVANGVIYCLGGYDGLNILNSVERYDPHTGHWTNVTPMATKRSGAGVALLNDHIYVVGGFDGTAHLSSVEAYNIRTDSWTTVTSMTTPRCYVGATVLRGRLYAIAGYDGNSLLSSIECYDPIIDSWEVVTSLGMQRCDAGVCVLREK; encoded by the exons ATGACGCAATCAGAGCGCGCGGcgtggggagagggaagggcgGGGGGAGGCGAGGTGTGCGGGCCGGGACCTCTCCCCGCGGTG GTGCCGCGCGCCATGGCCCCCCCCAAGGACATCATGACCAACTCCCACGCCAAGTCCATCCTCAACGCCATGAACGCCCTGCGTAAGAGCAACACGCTCTGCGACGTCACCCTCCGCGTGGAGCACAAGGACTTCCCGGCCCACCGCATCGTCCTGGCCGCCTGCAGCGACTACTTCTGCGCCATGTTCACCAGCGAG CTTTCAGAGAAAGATAAACCCTGTGTGGATATCCAGGGCCTGACAGCCTCCACCATGGAAATCCTGCTGGACTTTGTATATACAGAAACTGTGCATGTGACTGTAGAAAATGTCCAAGAATtgctgccagcagcatgtcTGCTTCAGCTGAAAG GTGTGAAACAAGCTTGCTGTGAGTTTCTAGAAAGCCAGCTGGATCCATCAAATTGTTTGGGCATTCGGGATTTTGCTGAGACACACAATTGTGTGGATTTAATGCAAGCTGCAGAGGTCTTCAGCCAGAAACATTTTCCAGAGGTGGTTCAGCATGAAGAGTTTATCCTCTTAAATCAAGAAGAGGTTGAAAAGCTCATCAAGTGTGATGAAATTCAG GTGGACTCGGAGGAGCCGGTGTTCGAGGCAGTGATAAACTGGGTGAAGCACTCCAAGAAGGAGCGAGAGGCGTCGCTGCCGGAGCTGCTGCAGTACGTGCGGATGCCGCTGCTCACGCCGCGCTACATCACTGACGTCATCGACACTGAG CCTTTTATACGCTGCAGCCTGCAGTGCAGAGACCTTGTAGATGAAGCCAAGAAATTCCACCTTCGGCCCGAGCTCCGGAGCCAGATGCAAGGACCCAGGACACGAGCACGTCTGG GAGCTAACGAAGTGCTGCTCGTGATCGGCGGCTTTGGGAGCCAGCAGTCCCCCATTGATGTGGTGGAGAAGTACGACCCCAAGACTCAGGAGTGGAGTTTCCTGCCG AGCATCACCCGCAAGCGGCGATACGTGGCCACAGTGTCCCTGCACGACCGCATCTACGTCATTGGGGGCTACGATGGGCGCTCCCGGCTCAGCTCCGTGGAGTGCCTGGATTACACGTCGGATGAGGATGGCATCTGGTATTCTGTGGCTCCCATGAATGTGCGGCGAGGGCTGGCGGGAGCCACAACCCTTGGAG ACATGATCTACGTTTCGGGTGGGTTCGACGGGAGCCGCCGTCACACCAGTATGGAGCGCTATGACCCCAACATTGACCAGTGGAGCATGCTGGGAGACATGCAGACAGCACGGGAGGGAGCGGGGCTCGTGGTGGCCAATGGAGTCATCTACTGCCTGG gaGGCTATGATGGGCTGAACATCCTGAATTCTGTCGAGAGGTATGACCCCCACACTGGACACTGGACAAATGTTACTCCAATGGCCACCAAGCGCTCAG GGGCAGGCGTGGCTCTGCTCAATGACCACATTTACGTGGTGGGTGGGTTCGATGGCACAGCTCACCTCTCCTCAGTGGAAGCCTACAACATCCGCACGGACTCCTGGACCACGGTGACCAGCATGACCACACCTCGCTGCTACGTGGGGGCCACGGTGCTGCGGGGCCGGCTCTACGCCATCGCCGG ATATGATGGCAACTCACTGCTGAGCAGCATCGAGTGCTACGATCCCATCATTGACAGCTGGGAAGTGGTCACCTCCCTAGGGATGCAGCGCTGCGATGCCGGAGTCTGCGTCCTTCGGGAGAAGTGA
- the RABIF gene encoding guanine nucleotide exchange factor MSS4 — MAAPCAEMEPEAPPPSPPAPPAAAQGSAGLVCAQGRNLRAVLCQRCGSRVLLPGAATFARRELLLPAMRKKAAAAAAGGGGDVLREHWLVRDMFSFENVGFTRDVGNVKFLVCADCEAGPIGWHCLDDKDSFYVALERVAHE, encoded by the exons ATGGCGGCGCCCTGCGCGGAGATGGAGCCGGAGGCGCCTCCGCCTTCgccccctgctcctcctgcgGCCGCGCAAGGCTCGGCCGGGCTCGTGTGCGCTCAGGGCCGCAACCTGCGGGCCGTGCTGTGCCAGCGCTGCGGCTCCCGGGTGCTGCTGCCCGGCGCCGCCACCTTCGCTCGCCGTGAG ctcctcctgcccgcCATGAGGAAgaaggcggcggcggcggcggcgggaggcggcggggaCGTGCTGCGGGAGCACTGGCTGGTGCGCGACATGTTCTCCTTCGAGAACGTGGGATTCACCCGCGACGTGGGCAATGTCAAGTTCCTGGTGTGCGCCGACTGCGAGGCGGGGCCCATCGGCTGGCACTGCCTCGACGACAAGGACAGCTTCTACGTGGCGCTGGAGCGCGTGGCCCACGAGTGA